The genomic stretch GGAGTGTATTAAAAGATGAATTATGAGTCACCTAAAATATCAGCAGTAATGCCAGTCTATAATGCTGAATTATATCTCAAAGAAGCAATTGAAAGTATATTGAATCAAACATTTGAGGATTTTGAATTTATTATCGTTGATGATGCTTCTACCGATAGTAGCTATAAAATAATTAAGGAATTTTCAAAAAAAGATGATAGAATTATAATACTCAGAAATGAAAATAATCTGGGAATAGCTGAAACCAGAACAAAAGGTACAAAATATGCTAGAGGAAAATACATAGCAGTAGCTGATGCAGATGATATTTCAACATTAAAAAGATTTGAGAAAGAATATAATTATTTAGAGAAACACAGAGATTGTGGAGTTGTTGGTGGCTTTATACAGTTGTTTGACAGCGATTCAGGTAAGATTATTGGAGTGAGAAAATACTATGAAGATGATACAAATTTGCGAAAAAGACTGTTTCTATATTGTCCTATTGCACAACCGGTCTGTATGATTAGAAAAGAGGTTTTTAATAATATTGGATATTATGATCCGAAATACCCCCCGGCTGAAGACCTGGATTTATGGTTCAGGATTGGCACGCAATATAAATTTGCAAACATCCAGGAGATTTTACTTAAATATAGAGTACACAAACAATCTGCTACAATCTCAAAAATCCAGAATATGGAGGCTATGACTATAGAAATACGGAAAAAATATTCAAATGGCTATGGCTATTCGATGACCTTATTTGATAAAATATATAATATAGTTATCAGCATGACATATTTTGTACCGTACAAAGTCAAGATACAGATATTTAATCATATCAGGAATCAATAAAATATGATCATAATCACGAGCCATGCCAGTTTAATAGATGGTCATATATATGATGCCGTAACCAATAATTTTATAGATATTTTACATAAAAATAAAATAGATTTTATATATATTCGTCACTCTATTGATGGCAAGCTTCCATCTACTATTTATAATTATCATAAAGGAAAGAATATATCTCGTAAAAATCTTGTTATTTTTTCAAAGATTGCTCCCTTAAGATATATTTCAGAAATAACTTCAACCTTTATTTATTTTTTACATAAAAAATATGATGTGAGAATTTGTTATATCGGAGTAGACCCCTTAAATGCATTCACAGGAGTTTTACTAAAAAGGGTCAATAAAATTGATAAAGTGATTTTTTACACAGCAGATTATTCAAGAAAACGATTTTCAAATAAAATTTTAAATTATTTATATCATACAGTTGACAGATATTGTGTTAAGAATGTAGATG from Candidatus Methanoperedens sp. encodes the following:
- a CDS encoding glycosyltransferase, with the translated sequence MNYESPKISAVMPVYNAELYLKEAIESILNQTFEDFEFIIVDDASTDSSYKIIKEFSKKDDRIIILRNENNLGIAETRTKGTKYARGKYIAVADADDISTLKRFEKEYNYLEKHRDCGVVGGFIQLFDSDSGKIIGVRKYYEDDTNLRKRLFLYCPIAQPVCMIRKEVFNNIGYYDPKYPPAEDLDLWFRIGTQYKFANIQEILLKYRVHKQSATISKIQNMEAMTIEIRKKYSNGYGYSMTLFDKIYNIVISMTYFVPYKVKIQIFNHIRNQ